One window from the genome of Solea solea chromosome 2, fSolSol10.1, whole genome shotgun sequence encodes:
- the pms1 gene encoding PMS1 protein homolog 1, translating to MKQLPPDTVRLLSSSQVITSVVNVLKELLENSLDAGASSIDVKLDNYGLDRIEVRDNGLGIKAADTPVMAVRHFTSKICSHDDLERLQTYGFRGEALGSVCAVAEVSVTTKTAEDDISIQYVLNFTGQIVSQKPSHLGQGTTVSVLKLFKNLPVRRQYYSTNKKCKEELKKVQDLLVAYAIIKPELRLTLVHNKVVVWQKAKVADLRSALHATLGPSAVANLLPCHYHQEQPEIFLDGYFPKPEADVSSTSSSHPDKTFIFVNNRPVHHKDIMKLLRQHYTAQYSEDQAQNRYPTLVLKVTVPPSSIDVNLTPDKTQVLLQNKEAVLTAVEALLVSLYGYQCDSDPPAEKQLNHEICPSPSSPLQTNHVVPEPSAKTNDSVITKCRNAADASLHQQASNSSSSSSVAEDWIVNQIPVSDFSLYDNEMAQICTQTTETGPASKSQGTAEQNAMSATDTSKETLLAEDWSRGTAVTDPVSREPLQPVRILQPSKHSLSDGDEFKSQSSVNKKTFNAITEKRDTLMAYDLISNRAVRAPPSPATLSKKETGAEVRGEGATAGLQDISVAVRQSWKNLREEEQKKSEDQEQRNKMASADVPRELNVSASKSHVRSHKRKAPPSNQQLLDELFSAQPQKKMKNAEPKPSQPLSCSMAALRLQLQRLSSQSSAAPRGLHLVNRLASQNTWVILCGRRLMLLNPFRVEEALLFKRLLENNILPAESLQNPIQLTDGILGGAEYTDALCDMEKQKPELNGQVILSDPRLVANGFKIRLTPGVTSAERHLEVSAMAGCVPFLGVDDLREILTAVVHRKARAVQECRPLKVTNYLQGEAVRLVRQLPSNLSREDVEETLVRMEQQLGENSRSCIHGQPFLQHLSDVPSTEQEARALLKPLDL from the exons ATGAAGCAGTTGCCTCCAGACACGGTGCGGCTGCTTTCGAGCTCACAGGTCATCACGTCAGTGGTAAACGTTTTGAAAGAATTGTTGGAAAACTCTCTGGATGCCGGGGCTTCCAGCATTGACGTTAAACTG GATAATTATGGTTTGGACCGCATAGAGGTACGCGACAATGGCCTCGGAATCAAAGCTGCTGATACTCCTGTGATGGCCGTGAGACATTTTACGTCAAAGATCTGCAGCCATGACGACCTGGAGCGTCTGCAAACCTACGGCTTCAGAGGAGAAGCACTGGGCTCCGTTTGTGCTGTGGCCGAG GTGTCTGTCACAACAAAGACGGCGGAGGATGACATCAGCATCCAGTACGTGCTTAACTTCACGGGGCAGATTGTTTCTCAGAAGCCGTCTCACTTAGGTCAAG gCACAACAGTGAGCGTACTGAAGCTTTTTAAGAATCTCCCAGTGAGACGACAATACTACTCCACCAACAAGAAgtgcaaggaggagctgaagaaagTGCAGGACCTGCTTGTGGCATATGCCATCATCAAACCTGAACTCAGACTCACACTCGTCCACAATAAG GTGGTGGTTTGGCAGAAGGCCAAGGTGGCTGATCTCCGAAGTGCCCTCCATGCGACACTGGGGCCCAGCGCTGTTGCCAACCTGCTCCCATGCCACTATCACCAAGAGCAACCAGAG ATCTTTTTAGATGGCTATTTTCCAAAGCCTGAAGCCGATGTCTCCTCTACAAGTTCATCTCACCCCGACAAAACCTTCATATTTGTCAACAACCGGCCCGTCCACCATAAAGATATAATGAAG CTGCTGCGTCAGCACTACACTGCTCAGTATTCTGAGGACCAAGCCCAAAATCGCTATCCAACCCTTGTGCTTAAAGTTACCGTTCCGCCCTCTTCAATCGACGTCAACCTGACGCCGGACAAGACCCAGGTGCTACTTCAGAACAAG GAGGCTGTGCTGACAGCAGTGGAGGCGCTGCTGGTTTCTCTCTATGGCtatcagtgtgacagtgaccCCCCAGCCGAGAAGCAGCTCAACCACGAGATATGTCCCTCGCCATCCAGTCCTTTGCAGACAAACCACGTTGTCCCTGAGCCAAGTGCAAAGACGAATGACAGTGTTATCACTAAATGCAGGAACGCAGCTGATGCTTCACTGCACCAGCAGGCCTCCAACAGcagctcttcctcctctgtaGCAGAAGACTGGATCGTCAACCAAATACCTGTATCTGACTTTTCTCTTTATGACAATGAAATGGCTCAGATCTGCACTCAGACGACAGAAACAGGCCCAGCAAGCAAATCCCAGGGCACAGCTGAGCAGAACGCAATGTCAGCGACGGACACAAGCAAGGAGACGTTATTAGCTGAGGACTGGAGCCGCGGGACGGCCGTGACCGACCCGGTGTCGCGAGAACCTCTGCAGCCTGTGAGAATCCTTCAGCCCTCAAAGCACAGTCTGTCTGACGGTGATGAGTTCAAGAGTCAAAGCAGCGTAAACAAAAAGACGTTCAACGCCATAACGGAGAAGCGGGACACGCTGATGGCCTACGATCTGATCAGCAACCGCGCAGTGAGGGCACCGCCGTCACCTGCCACCCTGTCCAAGAAAGAGACCGGAGCTGAGGTCCGTGGGGAGGGAGCCACAGCCGGTCTGCAGGACATCAGTGTCGCTGTTCGACAGAGCTGGAAAAAtctgagggaggaagagcagaaGAA GTCCGAGGATcaggaacaaagaaacaaaatggcCTCTGCTGATGTTCCCAGAGAGCTCAACGTGAGCGCCTCAAAGAGCCATGTGCGCAGCCACAAACGCAAAGCACCGCCGTCCaaccagcagctgctggacgAGCTCTTCTCGGCACAGCCccagaagaaaatgaagaacGCCGAACCTAAGCCCTCGCAGCCGCTCTCCTGCAGCATGGCGGCCCTGCGCCTGCAGCTCCAGCGCCTCTCGTCCCAGAGTAGCGCAGCGCCACGGGGCCTCCACCTTGTAAATCGACTGGCCTCTCAGAACACCTGGGTCATTTTATGTGGTCGGAGGCTCATGTTGTTAAACCCATTTCGAGTGGAGGAAGCCTTGCTGTTTAAGAGACTTCTAGAGAATAATATACTTCCAGCTGAGAGTCTGCAGAACCCCATACAGCTAACAGATGG AATTCTCGGAGGAGCTGAATATACCGACGCTCTGTGTGACATGGAGAAACAGAAGCCGGAGCTGAACGGACAGGTGATTCTCTCTGATCCCAGGCTGGTGGCTAACGGGTTCAAAATCAGACTCACACCAG GAGTCACGTCGGCTGAGAGACATCTGGAAGTGTCGGCCATGGCAGGTTGTGTGCCTTTCCTCGGCGTGGACGACCTCAGGGAGATCCTGACTGCGGTCGTTCACAGGAAGGCCAGGGCCGTGCAAGAGTGCCGGCCACTTAAAGTCACAAACTACCTACAA GGTGAAGCGGTGCGACTCGTCCGGCAGCTGCCCTCAAATCTGTCCAGAGAGGATGTGGAGGAAACTCTTGTGCGCATGGAACAGCAGCTCGGTGAGAACAGCAGGTCCTGCATCCACGGACAACCGTTTCTCCAGCACCTGTCTGACGTGCCCTCCACAGAGCAGGAAGCCAGGGCTCTGCTGAAGCCTTTAGATCTGTGA
- the mstnb gene encoding growth/differentiation factor 8, producing MHLSHIVLYLSLLITLGPVVLSEQETNQQLSATNPEDAEQCATCEVRQHIKTMRLNAIKSQILSKLRMKEAPNISRDVVKQLLPKAPPLQQLIDQYDVLGDDNRDVVMEEDDEHATAETIMMMATEPDPVVQVNGQPQCCFFSFTQKFQASRIVRAQLWVYLRPVEEATTVFLQISRLMPATDGDRHIRIRSLKIDLNPGVRNWQSIDVKQVLSVWLRQPETNWGIEINAFDSRGNDLAVTSAAPGQEGLQPFMEVKISESPRRVRRDTGLDCDENSPESRCCRYPLTVDFEDFGWDWIIAPKRYKANYCSGECEYMHLQKYPHTHLVNKANPRGTAGPCCTPTKMSPINMLYFNRKEQIIYGKIPSMVVDRCGCS from the exons ATGCATCTGTCTCACATTGTTCTTTATCTTAGTTTGCTGATTACTTTGGGTCCAGTAGTTCTGAGTGAGCAAGAAACGAACCAGCAGCTCTCCGCCACCAACCCGGAGGACGCGGAACAGTGCGCCACCTGCGAGGTGCGGCAGCATATCAAGACCATGCGATTAAACGCGATCAAGTCCCAGATTTTGAGCAAACTGCGGATGAAAGAAGCGCCGAACATCAGCCGGGACGTAGTGAAGCAGCTGCTGCCCAAAGCGCCGCCGCTGCAGCAGCTCATCGACCAGTACGACGTGCTGGGAGATGACAACAGGGATGTAGTCatggaggaggatgacgagCACGCCACCGCGGAGACGATAATGATGATGGCCACTGAAC CGGATCCAGTGGTGCAGGTGAACGGGCAGCCACAGTGCTGCTTTTTCTCTTTTACGCAAAAGTTCCAAGCCAGTCGCATCGTGCGGGCGCAGCTCTGGGTGTATTTGCGTCCGGTGGAGGAGGCGACCACGGTGTTCCTGCAGATTTCCCGCCTGATGCCGGCCACAGACGGGGACAGACACATACGGATCCGCTCGCTGAAGATCGACTTGAACCCCGGGGTCAGAAATTGGCAGAGCATAGACGTCAAACAAGTGTTGAGCGTGTGGCTGCGGCAGCCGGAGACCAACTGGGGCATCGAGATTAACGCCTTCGATTCGAGGGGAAACGACTTGGCCGTGACATCCGCTGCGCCGGGACAGGAAGGACTG CAACCGTTCATGGAGGTGAAAATATCAGAGAGCCCGAGGCGAGTCAGGAGAGACACGGGCCTGGACTGTGATGAGAACTCCCCAGAGTCCCGCTGCTGCCGTTACCCGCTCACTGTTGACTTTGAGGACTTTGGCTGGGACTGGATTATTGCCCCAAAGCGCTACAAGGCCAACTATTGCTCTGGGGAGTGTGAGTACATGCACTTGCAGAAGTACCCGCACACCCACCTGGTGAACAAGGCCAACCCCAGAGGGACTGCAGGCCCCTGCTGTACCCCCACCAAGATGTCGCCCATCAACATGCTCTACTTTAATCGCAAAGAGCAGATCATCTACGGCAAGATCCCCTCCATGGTGGTGGACCGTTGTGGATGCTCTTGA